A genomic region of Magnetococcales bacterium contains the following coding sequences:
- a CDS encoding cbb3-type cytochrome c oxidase subunit I produces MQAERFALTIPDGKARSLAKGWLFLALWSLIGAGLVVILVVLARTPVIQNLIPWTGSFKTALVIHVDLSVLVWFLAFAGFMGSLLLPTERTGWGFFGLGLAAMGAILLPLTPFLGVDAPFMNNYVPVLENQAFFVAVGLFIGGFLLMAGRVVFTSNPAGTLSQAERAMRFGIRSGMAIAWLAALIWLWTFLVIGPGTDRPAPFRESHYEVLFWGAGHVLQFTHTQIMLVVWLWLATLAEILPNPRPRLAVVALVLGVLPTLAAPAIHAWITPVDGPDLRLAYGELMRYGHGLATLPVGVALLFAWATHRQPAAPEQRPQRLALLLSLLLFGVGGAIGFLIQGVNVTIPSHYHGSIVAITLAYMGLTYGMLPLLGWRRPCPTWSSRQLLLYGVGSLLHVAGLAMAGVHGVQRKTAGAEQHLKTLPEKLAMGCTGLGGVLAVIGGILFLVLTIRACKRRNLP; encoded by the coding sequence TTGTTTCTCGCACTATGGTCCCTGATCGGGGCGGGTTTGGTGGTGATCCTGGTGGTGTTGGCCCGAACCCCGGTCATCCAAAACCTGATCCCCTGGACCGGCTCCTTCAAGACCGCTCTGGTCATCCATGTGGATCTTTCGGTCCTGGTGTGGTTTCTCGCTTTTGCCGGATTCATGGGAAGCCTGCTTCTGCCGACGGAGCGCACTGGTTGGGGATTTTTCGGCCTCGGATTGGCGGCAATGGGCGCCATTCTGCTTCCCCTGACACCGTTTCTGGGGGTCGATGCTCCCTTCATGAACAACTATGTTCCGGTGCTTGAGAATCAGGCTTTTTTTGTGGCGGTGGGGCTTTTTATCGGTGGATTTTTGCTCATGGCCGGACGGGTTGTGTTCACGTCCAACCCTGCCGGCACGCTCTCCCAGGCGGAACGCGCCATGCGTTTTGGCATCCGCAGTGGCATGGCCATCGCCTGGCTGGCTGCCCTGATTTGGCTCTGGACGTTCCTGGTCATCGGCCCTGGTACTGATCGCCCGGCGCCATTCCGCGAGAGTCACTACGAGGTATTGTTCTGGGGCGCGGGACATGTGCTCCAGTTTACCCATACCCAAATCATGCTCGTGGTATGGCTTTGGCTGGCCACCCTTGCTGAAATACTCCCCAACCCCAGGCCCCGATTGGCCGTGGTGGCCCTGGTTTTGGGTGTCTTGCCGACTCTGGCCGCCCCGGCCATTCACGCCTGGATCACCCCCGTGGACGGGCCTGATCTTCGCCTTGCCTACGGCGAACTGATGCGCTATGGCCACGGCTTGGCCACCTTGCCGGTTGGGGTGGCTCTTTTGTTCGCCTGGGCAACCCACCGCCAACCTGCCGCCCCGGAACAACGTCCCCAACGCCTGGCCTTGTTGCTCTCCCTTCTGCTTTTTGGCGTCGGTGGAGCCATTGGCTTTCTGATCCAGGGGGTGAATGTCACCATCCCTTCCCATTACCATGGCTCCATTGTGGCCATCACCCTGGCTTACATGGGCCTGACCTACGGCATGCTTCCCCTGCTGGGTTGGCGGCGTCCCTGTCCGACATGGTCCTCCCGGCAACTTCTCCTCTACGGGGTGGGTTCGTTGCTGCATGTGGCTGGCTTGGCCATGGCTGGCGTCCATGGCGTACAACGCAAAACCGCCGGCGCCGAACAACACCTGAAGACCCTTCCCGAAAAACTCGCCATGGGGTGTACCGGCCTGGGTGGGGTGTTGGCTGTCATCGGAGGCATTCTCTTTTTGGTGCTGACGATCCGTGCCTGCAAAAGAAGGAATCTTCCCTGA